One part of the Marinobacterium rhizophilum genome encodes these proteins:
- the araD gene encoding L-arabinonate dehydratase, translating to MSEFKPAKWPRKLRSTEWFGGTSRDHIYHRSWMKNQGLPADLFDGRPVIGICNTWSQLTPCNAHLRDLAERVAHGIYEAGGLPLEFPVFSAGESSLRPTAMMYRNLAAMDVEEALRANPLDGVVLLAGCDKTTPALLMGASSVDIPSIVVSGGPMLNGWFRGERVGSGTALWQMSEEIKAGTTSREDFLEAEQAMSRSSGSCNTMGTASTMASMAEALGMALSGNAAIPAVDSRRRVMAHLTGRRIVQMVKDDLKPSDIMTRQAFENAIRVNGAIGGSTNAVIHLLAIAGRVGVDLTLDDWDALGQDISTIVNLMPSGKYLMEEFFYAGGLPVVMRMLGEGGKLHKDAISVSGQPIWDEVKDVRNWNEDVIRPVERALTAKGGIAVLRGNLAPSGAVLKPSAATPHLLQHRGRAVVFEGIDDYKARINDENLDIDENCVMVLKYCGPRGYPGMAEVGNMGLPPKVLRKGIKDMVRISDARMSGTAYGTVVLHTSPEAAMGGPLAVVRDGDMIELDVENRRLHLDISDEELASRLAEWSVPQAPPQSGYIKLFHEHVQGADTGADFDFLRGCRGAAVPKDSH from the coding sequence GTCACGCGATCATATCTACCATCGCAGCTGGATGAAAAACCAGGGCCTGCCGGCGGACCTGTTCGACGGCCGACCGGTCATCGGTATCTGCAATACCTGGTCCCAGCTGACGCCCTGCAATGCCCACCTGCGCGACCTGGCGGAGCGCGTGGCGCATGGCATCTATGAAGCGGGCGGCCTGCCGCTGGAGTTTCCGGTGTTCTCGGCCGGTGAAAGCTCGCTGCGCCCCACCGCGATGATGTACCGCAACCTGGCGGCCATGGATGTGGAGGAAGCGTTGCGCGCCAATCCGCTGGATGGCGTGGTACTGCTGGCCGGCTGCGACAAGACCACGCCGGCGCTGCTGATGGGTGCGAGCAGCGTGGATATCCCCTCAATCGTGGTGTCGGGCGGACCCATGCTCAACGGCTGGTTCCGTGGCGAGCGCGTCGGCTCCGGCACCGCTCTGTGGCAGATGTCCGAAGAGATCAAGGCGGGCACCACGAGCCGCGAGGATTTTCTCGAGGCTGAGCAGGCCATGTCCCGTTCGTCGGGGTCCTGCAACACCATGGGGACCGCCAGCACCATGGCAAGCATGGCCGAAGCACTGGGCATGGCGCTGTCGGGCAACGCGGCGATTCCCGCCGTGGACAGCCGGCGCCGGGTGATGGCGCACCTGACCGGGCGGCGCATCGTGCAGATGGTAAAGGACGACCTCAAGCCGTCCGATATCATGACCCGGCAGGCGTTCGAGAATGCCATTCGCGTTAACGGTGCCATCGGTGGCTCCACCAATGCAGTGATTCATCTGCTCGCCATTGCCGGTCGTGTGGGGGTTGATCTGACGCTGGATGACTGGGACGCGCTGGGGCAGGACATCTCCACCATCGTTAACCTGATGCCGTCGGGCAAGTACCTGATGGAAGAATTCTTCTACGCCGGCGGTCTGCCCGTGGTCATGCGCATGCTGGGCGAGGGCGGCAAGCTGCACAAGGATGCCATCAGCGTATCCGGCCAGCCGATCTGGGATGAGGTCAAGGATGTGCGCAACTGGAACGAGGATGTCATCCGGCCGGTCGAAAGGGCGCTGACGGCCAAGGGCGGCATCGCGGTGCTGCGCGGCAACCTGGCCCCCAGCGGGGCTGTACTTAAACCTTCGGCGGCGACGCCCCACCTGCTGCAGCATCGTGGCCGGGCAGTGGTGTTCGAAGGCATTGACGACTACAAGGCGCGCATCAACGACGAGAACCTGGATATCGACGAAAACTGCGTCATGGTGCTGAAATACTGCGGCCCCAGGGGCTATCCCGGCATGGCGGAGGTCGGCAACATGGGCCTGCCGCCCAAGGTGCTGCGCAAGGGCATCAAGGACATGGTGCGCATTTCCGATGCCCGCATGTCCGGTACGGCCTATGGCACCGTGGTGCTGCACACCTCGCCTGAAGCGGCGATGGGCGGGCCCCTGGCGGTGGTGCGTGATGGCGACATGATCGAACTCGACGTTGAAAACCGCCGCCTGCATCTGGACATCAGCGACGAGGAACTCGCCAGCCGGCTGGCCGAGTGGTCGGTACCCCAGGCGCCGCCGCAAAGCGGTTATATCAAGCTGTTCCATGAACATGTGCAGGGCGCCGATACCGGCGCGGATTTTGACTTCCTGCGCGGTTGCCGCGGCGCCGCGGTACCCAAGGACAGCCACTGA
- a CDS encoding aldehyde dehydrogenase (NADP(+)), with translation MSGDSTFMSTPASGPAREFSVGTPALVDSAARAAEAAFESYGYSSRTERAALLDRIADEIDARGDAITEIGSQETGLPEARLIGERGRTVGQLRLFARHIEAGDYLDRKHDTALPQRTPLPRPDLHLMQRPIGPVAVFGASNFPLAFSVAGGDTAAALAAGCPVVVKGHGGHPGTSELVAQAIAAAIEACGVHPGVFSLIQGGARDVGQALVQHPLIRAVGFTGSLGGGRALFDLCAQRPEPIPFFGELGSVNPMFLLPHAVTARGATLAAGWVGALTMGAGQFCTNPGLAIVIGGPEADAFVAAATEALAAVGAQTMLTDGIADAYRSGACRLQQSDGVRDLLTTSCDLREAAPCLFETTGKAWLANETLGEEVFGPLGLVVRVSAFDEMLALARALQGQLTCTLQLDAADNAQARALLPILERKAGRVLANGFPTGVEVSDTMVHGGPYPASTNFGATSVGTMSIRRFLRPVCYQNIPADLLPADLQVCA, from the coding sequence ATGTCCGGGGACAGTACCTTCATGTCGACACCGGCGTCGGGCCCTGCGCGTGAATTTTCCGTCGGCACGCCCGCCCTGGTCGATAGCGCGGCCCGGGCCGCAGAAGCGGCGTTCGAAAGTTACGGCTACAGCAGCCGCACCGAGCGGGCGGCCCTGCTTGATCGCATCGCCGATGAAATCGATGCCCGGGGTGATGCCATTACCGAAATCGGCAGCCAGGAAACCGGCCTGCCCGAGGCGCGCCTGATCGGCGAGCGCGGCCGTACCGTCGGCCAGCTGCGCCTGTTTGCACGCCATATCGAGGCCGGTGACTACCTGGATCGCAAGCATGATACGGCGCTGCCGCAGCGCACACCCCTGCCGCGGCCCGATCTGCACCTGATGCAGCGCCCCATTGGTCCTGTGGCCGTGTTTGGCGCCTCCAACTTCCCACTGGCCTTTTCGGTGGCCGGCGGCGATACGGCGGCGGCACTGGCGGCGGGGTGCCCGGTAGTGGTCAAGGGCCACGGCGGGCATCCGGGTACCAGCGAACTGGTAGCCCAGGCCATTGCCGCGGCGATTGAGGCCTGTGGTGTGCACCCGGGTGTGTTTTCGCTGATCCAGGGCGGCGCCCGGGACGTGGGCCAGGCACTGGTGCAGCATCCGCTGATCAGGGCGGTGGGCTTTACCGGCAGTCTTGGTGGGGGTCGTGCGCTGTTTGATCTCTGTGCACAGCGCCCCGAACCTATTCCGTTCTTTGGTGAGCTTGGCTCGGTGAACCCGATGTTCCTGCTGCCCCACGCCGTGACGGCACGCGGCGCGACCCTGGCCGCTGGCTGGGTGGGCGCGCTGACGATGGGGGCCGGGCAGTTCTGTACCAACCCGGGTCTGGCGATTGTGATTGGCGGGCCCGAGGCCGATGCGTTTGTCGCGGCGGCAACCGAGGCGCTGGCCGCGGTCGGTGCCCAGACCATGCTGACCGATGGCATTGCCGATGCGTACCGTAGCGGTGCTTGCCGATTGCAGCAATCGGATGGCGTACGGGACCTTCTTACGACCAGTTGCGACCTGCGCGAAGCCGCACCCTGCCTGTTCGAAACCACCGGCAAGGCCTGGCTTGCGAATGAAACGCTGGGTGAAGAGGTGTTTGGCCCCCTGGGGCTGGTGGTGAGGGTATCGGCCTTTGACGAAATGCTGGCACTTGCCCGCGCTCTGCAGGGGCAGTTGACCTGTACCCTGCAGCTGGATGCCGCCGACAATGCCCAGGCACGCGCGCTTCTGCCGATTCTAGAGCGCAAGGCTGGCCGGGTGCTGGCCAACGGCTTTCCCACCGGGGTCGAGGTGTCCGACACCATGGTGCATGGCGGGCCTTATCCGGCGTCCACCAATTTTGGCGCCACCTCCGTGGGCACGATGTCGATCCGTCGCTTCCTGCGCCCGGTGTGCTACCAGAATATCCCAGCGGATCTGTTGCCAGCCGACCTTCAGGTTTGTGCTTGA
- a CDS encoding ABC transporter ATP-binding protein, translating into MTGINLRGIDKRYGSVDVINNFELQVDPGEFLVFLGPSGCGKSTLMRMIAGLEEVSAGEIHVAGRDVTHLAPGARDIAMVFQHYALYPHMTVYDNMAFGLRNVGVPRDEIDRRVQEAARMLELVQLLERKPVEMSGGQRQRVAIGRAVVKEPLAFLFDEPLSNLDAALRGRTRIELARLHQRLKTTMIFVTHDQVEAMTLATRIVVMNAGRIEQLGRPMEIYHRPATRFVAGFIGSPAMNFLDVDRIEAPNGFVAVRLPDGTTVQTSVPAAGLPTQSKLTLGVRPEALSIGAAEESDVLVGNAEVVERLGDQTFAHIALRNGELVIVQAGADSTISVGDLVGVRLDHSAVHLFDQSGIAYHAQARSVA; encoded by the coding sequence ATGACAGGTATTAACCTCAGGGGTATTGACAAGCGTTACGGGTCTGTCGACGTTATTAATAATTTCGAGCTTCAGGTTGACCCGGGCGAATTTCTCGTATTTCTCGGTCCATCTGGGTGTGGAAAATCCACTTTAATGCGGATGATTGCCGGTCTTGAGGAGGTGTCAGCGGGTGAAATTCACGTCGCTGGGCGTGATGTAACACATCTCGCTCCCGGCGCACGAGATATCGCGATGGTTTTTCAGCATTACGCGCTTTATCCGCACATGACCGTGTATGACAACATGGCATTTGGTTTGCGTAACGTTGGTGTGCCGCGTGATGAGATCGACCGCCGCGTGCAGGAAGCTGCCCGCATGCTCGAACTGGTCCAGCTGCTCGAACGCAAGCCAGTAGAGATGTCGGGGGGACAGCGCCAGCGCGTAGCAATCGGCAGGGCAGTAGTCAAGGAACCACTCGCATTTTTATTCGACGAACCGCTCTCGAATCTGGATGCGGCTTTGCGTGGGCGCACGCGGATCGAGCTGGCGCGCCTGCACCAGCGTTTGAAGACGACGATGATTTTTGTGACCCATGATCAGGTCGAGGCGATGACTCTGGCGACGAGGATCGTCGTTATGAATGCGGGACGAATTGAGCAGCTCGGCCGACCAATGGAAATCTACCACCGACCTGCGACACGGTTCGTTGCAGGATTCATCGGCTCGCCGGCGATGAACTTCCTTGACGTCGATCGGATTGAGGCGCCGAACGGCTTTGTAGCCGTACGCCTGCCAGATGGTACGACTGTCCAAACGAGCGTACCGGCAGCGGGTCTGCCAACGCAGTCGAAACTTACACTCGGTGTGAGGCCCGAAGCATTGAGTATAGGTGCTGCGGAGGAGTCAGATGTGCTAGTTGGCAACGCAGAAGTAGTAGAGCGGCTGGGCGACCAGACGTTCGCGCACATCGCGTTGCGCAATGGCGAACTGGTCATAGTGCAGGCTGGGGCCGACAGCACGATTTCTGTCGGTGACCTGGTCGGCGTGCGGCTTGACCATTCGGCCGTACATCTGTTTGACCAGAGCGGTATTGCCTATCACGCCCAAGCCAGGAGTGTAGCATGA
- a CDS encoding carbohydrate ABC transporter permease, translating into MTVAMKVEASADRIQARKRGARAGQRWGNALFILPFLVVYLLMLVIPLFKGIWISLLEVDMLSNSADFVGLDNYVELFSDEIFIGAVLNTFYFVLISTPVFIALGLALALALNRPGRTGATLRAIFFGSSVLSVTIVTLVWKLVLMPHHGMLANITESVGLPSLSLLTSETWALPTIAVVTVWWIIGLPMMLFLAALQQIPREIYEAAALDNASRWRTLWSITLPSIRRTVALVAIIEVILQFQLFGQAQLMTQGGPNNSSRPIVQFIYEAGFRNWELGYAAAASQVLFAMMLVAMAFQVWLSSRKQAY; encoded by the coding sequence ATGACCGTTGCGATGAAGGTGGAGGCGTCGGCTGACCGTATCCAGGCCCGTAAGCGGGGCGCTCGAGCCGGCCAGCGTTGGGGCAATGCGTTGTTTATCTTGCCATTCCTGGTCGTGTACCTGTTGATGCTTGTCATACCTCTGTTCAAAGGCATCTGGATCAGTCTGCTGGAAGTGGACATGTTGTCTAACTCGGCGGATTTCGTCGGACTTGATAACTATGTCGAGCTGTTCAGCGACGAGATTTTTATTGGCGCAGTACTCAATACGTTCTACTTCGTCTTGATTTCGACTCCGGTATTCATCGCCTTGGGCCTTGCGCTGGCACTTGCGCTGAATAGGCCCGGACGCACTGGCGCAACGTTGCGGGCAATCTTCTTCGGCTCATCGGTATTATCGGTGACTATCGTAACCCTGGTGTGGAAATTGGTATTGATGCCGCACCATGGGATGCTCGCCAACATAACCGAGTCAGTGGGACTTCCCTCGTTGTCGCTGCTGACCTCCGAGACCTGGGCGTTGCCGACTATCGCCGTGGTTACGGTGTGGTGGATCATCGGCTTACCGATGATGCTGTTCCTCGCTGCACTACAGCAGATTCCACGCGAGATCTACGAGGCTGCGGCCCTAGATAACGCCAGTCGCTGGCGCACGTTGTGGTCAATCACGCTGCCGTCGATTCGTCGCACAGTCGCACTAGTGGCAATCATCGAGGTCATTCTGCAGTTCCAGCTGTTTGGTCAAGCTCAGTTAATGACTCAAGGTGGCCCGAATAACAGTTCGAGACCCATCGTGCAATTTATCTACGAGGCAGGTTTCAGGAACTGGGAGCTGGGCTACGCAGCTGCGGCGTCGCAGGTATTGTTCGCAATGATGCTGGTCGCGATGGCATTTCAGGTGTGGCTGTCGAGTCGCAAGCAAGCCTACTAA